The Oncorhynchus clarkii lewisi isolate Uvic-CL-2024 chromosome 20, UVic_Ocla_1.0, whole genome shotgun sequence nucleotide sequence GGTCAGGtaaaaacacacattttactTTTCTCATAGCTACATTTCCAGCTCTGCTCATCCCTCCTCCCATGCTTTTCATTCCAGCTTTGAGAATAGAAAGGAATGAAAAGGCATCATACTGTATCTAGTTTTTACAGTATGTCAAAGTACTGTAGCTATTAACACAGCAATAACAGTAACATTCTCATTCTTTCTACTATTCTTTGTCCAACTTCATGACATTGGAAAATGACTTTCCAGTGATAAACCCTAAAAAAAACTAAGCATAAACATTTTGTTGACATTATTAGAATGAGTAAATTGTTGGTGCCTCAGATGGTATctaataaatatatacatctctctcttccctctctttctccacacacacacacacacacacacacacacacctcacagaaAAAGCTTCCTCTGACAGCGCTGTCTCAAGCCATGGTGGACGGCGGCAGTCAGCTGGGAGAGGAGTCTCTGATTGGGTGAGTGAGGGTGACAGGTTAGACAACCAACCATTTGTCTGACACTGGTTATCTGGAACAGATGAACCTTAGAGAGGGGgaaatggggatacctagtcagttgtacaactgaatgccttcaactgaaatgtgtcttctgcatttaacccaaccccttaaatcaacatccacgtctttggcactcggggaacagtgggttaactgccttgctcagggggaTGGAGAATGTGGGACTATGTTTTCAGAGCTAACAAACTGGCCTAATTTGTTATTATCGTCTGTATTTTGTAATATTTTGTTTTCGTGGAGGATCAGAAAGTGCttagtgtggttgtgtgtatcCACATAATGAGGATGTGTGCCAGACAGTTCCTCCATGTAACAACACTAGCTTGCCTTGTTTGCATGGTAAGACAGTGACAGAAATGGACAGGCACTCAAACAAGAGGATCTAGAAACTGTGACTGGAAGCTACCCATCGATTTTACTGTTACTACCAAGGTGTCCATCTGACCTTGTTATGAGAGTAAAGTTCATGTTGGATAAAAAATGTCTTGACAGGTCTGATTGAAACTGAACATTTGTCGTTAACTTTCCAAATGTCATCAAAACAAAATACCCTAGACAAGGCGGGATCTTTTTGTGTAGGTAAAATAGGTAAAATAAGAACTATCATATGGAAGTAAACTTTGAGTCAGGcttgttgtgtggtcctccctagaggtcgaccgattatgatttttcaacgccgatactgattattggaggaccaaaaaagccaataccgattaatcagacgattaaaaataatatattttttaatatatataaatatatttgtaataatgacaagtacagtacaacaatacagaatgaacaatgaacactttttacatttttaacttaatataatacataaatgaatgataatgataatgaaacatgttcaatttggtttaaataatgcaaaaacacaatgttggagaagaaagtaaaagtgcaatatgtgccatgtaaaaaagctaatgtttatgttccttgctcagaacattagaacatatgaaagctggtggttccttttaacataagtcttcaatattcccagttaagaagttttaggttttaattataggactatttctctctctaccattttttttttttcatatacctttgacaattggatgttcttataggcactatagtattgacAGCCTAATCTCGTGAGTTGagaggcttgaagtcataaacagcgctgtgcctcaagcattgctaagagcagCTGGCAAACacagtaaagtttgaatgaaagcttacgagcctgctgctgcctaccaccgctcagacagactgctctatcaaattttaaatcatagacttaattataatataataaaacacactatgagcctttggtcattaatatggtcaaatccggaaactatcatttcgaaacaaaacgtttattctttcagtcaaatacggaaccgttccgtattttatctaaggggtggcatccataagtctaaaaattgctgttacattgcacaaccttcaatgttatgtcataattatgtaaaattctggcaaattaattagtctttgttaggaagaaatggtcttcacacagttcgcaagcggcccaaactgctgcatataccctgactctgcttgcacagaacgcaagagaagtgacacaatttcccttgtTAATATTGCCTGATAACATGAATTTatcttaactaaatatgcaggtaaaaaaaaaatacttgtgtattgattttaagaaaggcgttgaagtttatggttaggtacattggtgcaacgattgtgcttttttcgcaaatgcgcttttgttaaatcatcacccgtttagCGAAGTAgtctgtgattcgatgataaattaacaggcaccgcattgattatatgcaacacaggacaagctagataactacacatggttgacgatattactagtttaactagtgattatgttaagattgattgttttttataagtttaatgctagcaagCAACTTACCTTGCCTCCTTGCTGCActtgcgtaacaggtggtcagcctgccactcagtctccacatggattgcaatgtaattgccgtgcaaaaatgcagattaccgattgttataaCTTGAAATCGggcctaattaatcggccatgtcgattaatcggttgacctctagtcctcccactacgacttgggAAAGCGTGCAGTTtgttaggctacagattaaataaatgacaatgtacttcacagggtggtgaaagtgtaaggtgatgagcttgattcgcctttccaataaatattgagtgtCTTATTCTGGTTACATGATCATCGATGCTTGGCtgtcatttgacaaataaaaatgatttTGCTTTTATGTCCCTAATAATCTCATCTAGTAGGCTATACCCGCgttgtatctgtgagctgttggctagagtgggCACACTCGCTATATAACACCCATTTTATTTTGGTGAGagaaccatcagtagagttaaaTGCGATGGTGGGAAATTGCctatattgtttttatgcagatttttagAATGAAAcgctgtcaccaattggatggaaaccgaTCTACTGTCTGCTTTTAGGTGGAGGTCAATCTCATTTGTGCATGATGTATAGTATGTGTGGATGATGAATTTGAAAGGTGGTGCCAACGAAGACTAGTGACGAATGCGACGTGTTGATGGCCCTCTCTGCTGTTATCAGTCCTTATTTATATTATTTGAAGGAAAGTAATTAACTGCTGATCCGGTGGCTCTTCCTGTGGCGTCTGAATGACCTGTGTGTATGGGTCTCCTCCTGACAGGAAGATGAtggaggtgtgtggggaggcagagAACAGGCTGGCGTCAGAGCTGCTGCAGCATGAGGTCCAGATAGAGAAAGATGTCCTAGACCCACTCAACCAGCTAGCAGAGGTGAGAAGGAGATATCTAGCTAGTGCCTTATTTCATCCAAACCGGTCTCAAGAGtatccaatatatatatatatatatataagtacaTTCTTACTCCAACACAGCATCAAAGAATCATTGAGTCAATATGTACTTGGAAAAGTACCATACATTCTTAATATGAATGTGATCTGTCCACATTCTCAGGTGGACATTCCCAACATCCTGAAACAGAGGAAGCAGCTAGCCAGGCTAGTGCTGGACTACGATTCTGCCAGAGCGAGGTGAGCCTatgtacatttgaagtcggaagtttagatacaccatagccaaatacatttaaactaagtttttcacagttcccaacatttaatcctagtcaaaATTCCCCAGTTAaggactccaacctgagtgtatgtaaacttccgacctcaactgtatcACCTGTATCACCTTTATTTACATGTATGACCTTTATTCATGTTATATTGTGCTTATGACATGTTTTCTGAAGTTTGTAACAAGTTtctaacctggtgtgtgtgtgtggtctaccCCTTCCAGGTGGTTGCAGGCAACCAAGTCAATAATCTCAGGAACAAACACGCAGGCACTGACGGCAAAGGCAGACCTGCTGAAAGAAGAGGTGGATGAAGCTATGAACAAAATGGAACTCTGCAAGGTAAGTGTGTCGGACGTCCAGTCCGCTGTATGAATTAGGATAAATCACAGACCTCAGTCCCGAATGTTAACTGCTTGCAGAAGAGGAAGTTGGAATATGGAATGATTGGTACAGTTTTTCTGTCAAATCAATAGTTTGggcacagctactcattcaagggtttttatttgacaattttctacattgtagaataatagtgaagacatcaaatctatgaaataacacctatggaatcatctggtaaccaaaaaaagtcagaatatatttcatattgatgacagctttgtacactcaaagggtggctactttgaagaatctcaaaaatacattttattttattttgtttaacacttttttggttaccagatgattccatatgtgttttttcatagttttgatgtcttcactattattctacaatgtagaaaatagtaaaaataaagaaaaaccctggaatgagtagatgtgtccaaacttttgactggtactgtacatgagaGCAGAAGTGGACATTCCAACCTCAGTGACGTCGTGGCTGCTTGCTTTAGGAAGAATGCCCAGTCAGCTGTTTGTGTGCACATGTGGCCCCTCTGTGTATGTTGCTGACTCAGTGTATTGCGTTTGTATGGAGTGGTGTGTGTCAGGTCATCTGTCCAGGAAACTACATGCCTGTGTGTTTTCCTTCCTCTACTCTCCAAGCCTGTTTAGCCCTACGAACCCTACAGCTCTACCCAGGCCCTGTTAACAGCAGACAGATTTGATTGACGATGGAAGGCCCAATGGCCATACCCACCGCTAACACTAACAGAGCTGCCACCTGAAATGCATGGATTGGATGTTGATATAATGGAGACCAGAGAGGTGgataaaaaacaatatatatatatataggcaagTCAGTGTAGAataaattcttatatacaatgatggccaaacccggacgacgctgggccaattgtgcgcccgcccgatgggactcacaatcacggccggatgtgatgcagcctggattggaaccagggactgtagtgacgcctcttgcattgagatgcagtgccttagaccccttcGCCACTCACCACCTAGGTCAATAATAAAACGGGCATAGGGACATTACTGTTGATGTGATGTTTAATCATTAaatggatgtgatgcagcctggattggaaccagggactgtagtgacacctcttgcattgagatgcagtgccttagaccccttcGCCACTCACCACCTAGGTCAATAATAAAACGGGCATAGGGACATTACTGTTGATGTGATGTTTAATCATTAaatggatgtgatgcagcctggattggaaccagggactgtagtgacgcctcttgcattgagatgcagtgccttagaccccttcGCCACTCACCACCTAGGTCAATAATAAAACGGGCATAGGGACATTACTGTTGATGTGATGTTTAATCATTAAATTGATGTTTTTTTTTAGTTTGAAATGTAAGTTCTGAGAGCTGGTTCCTCTGTCATCTGGTTGTAATGATCTcttgtctgctcctctctctcaggaCCAACTGGCTGCAGACATGTACAGTTTCTTCTCTAAGGAAGGGGACTATGCCCGCTACTATGtaatggtgggtgtgtgtgtgtgtgcatgtgtgggaaTGTTCACAGCTGTAGATTGACTGGGTGAGCAGTTCATTTTTAAGTCTTCATTGTTGATGATTGACACTCCCCCTCTACCATCTCTCttgcccccaccccccaccccaatgTTCTGTTGTTTTCCCAGCTCTTAGAGGCCCAAGCAGATTATCATAGAAAATCTCTGACTGTGCTGGAGAGTGTCCTGCCAACCATCCAAGCACAGCAAGGTACACTACACTCCTGACCCCCCAAAACCCTCCGACAGCCAGGTGCAGTACAACACAGTCTTCCTCTCCCCGTGCTGGTTGAACATACCCAGAAGTTATCCTCCTCCAATCCTAGCCTTAACCATGATGGAAGGAAATGCAGTACTACGTCATTTGTCTAGAGACAACTTCATTGTACTCCCCGCTAAAACCTCTCGCAGCAAGATACAGTCCATTAAGGGAAAGTATTCGGACCTGTGGCTAGAGGGGGGTGGAGTGGAGAGTATAGATATTTTTTGGAAGGATGTGAGGATTGgtctgtacagtgcattcagaaagtattcagaccccttgactttttccacattttgttacgttagacttattctaaaattgattacattgttttttcccctcatcaatctacagacaataccccataatggcaaagcaaaaaaaaaagtttttattttttgcagctgtattaaaaatgtaaaactgaaatatcacatttacacaagtattcacaccttttactcagtacctttgttgaaacacctttggcagctattacagcctcgagtcttcttgggtcggatgctataagcttggcacacctgtatttgggaagtttctcccattcctctctgcagatcctctcaagctctttcaggttggatggggagcattgctgcacagctattttcaggtctcttcagagatgttcgatcgggttcaagtccgggctctggctggtccactcaatGACATTCGGAGACTTCTCCTGAAGccattcctgtgttgtcttggctgtgtgcttagggttgttgtcctgttggaaggggaaccttcaccccactctgaggtcctgagcaggttttcatcaaggatctctctgtactttgctccattcatctttccctcaatcatgactagtctcccagtccctgctgctgaaaaacatccccacagcatgatgctgccaccaccatgcttcactgtagggatggtgccaggtttccaccagacgtgacgcttggcattcaggccaaagagtttaatcttggtttcatcagaccagaaaatattgtttctcatggtctgagaatcctgtcatgtgccttttactgaggagtggcttccgtctggcgactctaccatgaaggcctgattggtggagtgctgcaaagatgattgtccttctggaaggttctcccatctccacagaggaactctggagctctgtcagtgaccatcgggttcttggtcatgtccctgacgaaggcccttctcccccgattgctcagtttagccgagCGGCCAtttctaggaagagttttggtggttccaaacttcttccatgtaagaatgaaggaggccactgtgttcttggggaccttcaatgttacagaaatgttttggtacccttctccagatcgacacaatcctgtattgGCACTCTACggtcaattccttcgacctcatggcttggtttttgctctgatatgctctgccgtgcactgtcaactgtgggaccttatatagacaggtgtgccttttctaaatcatgtccaatcattgaatttaccataggtggactccaagttgtagaaacatctcaaggataatcaatggaaatgggacgcacctgagctcaattttgagtctcatagcaaagggtctgaatgcttacataaaaaatatatttcagttttttatttgtaatacatttgcagatatttcttaacctgttttcgctttgtcattatggggtagtgtgtgtagattgatgagggaaaaaaagaatattttttagaataaggctgtaatgtaacaaaatgtggaaaaagtaaagaggtctgaatactttccgaatgcactgtgcagACCAATCCTCACGTCCTTCCAAAAAAACACTTTCTCTCTCCAACCCACCCCCCTCTAGCCACAGGCTCTTTTTTTTTCTACTTCAGGCTCATAATGGTTTAACTGAGCGTGATACAGGAACTACATTATATTATAGGAACTATAGTATATTATGATGTTATTGTTAAATTAGGCTGAAGTCTTAAAGGAAACATCCACCCAAAAGCACCAATTCTTTATAATTTGCAGTGTTAAAAATAACTCTACGTGAGAACATTTTGTTATAATGAGGTTGGTAGCAACGCTGAAGTCTTTTGCAGCTCAAGTCGACTACAAAACCCACAGTACAatgctctctctctgggctggctggctagctagcaaatgtagctacacacaataatattCAAGTCAATATCAGCATATGAAGTAGCTAGTTGTCTGTAAAATCGCttaaacaaactgcactatcaatttaggcggtctacaatctcaccatgttcaaccaCAGATCGTGTGCCTCGCCGAGAGGAGTGGTCCGCAACAGCAGCATGCCGTGCACCCTGGACTGAAGAAGCAGACTAATAGGAGAAATGTGGTGGACCCTCTGTTAAATTATACATTTCTCCAGGTAGGAATATCGCAaaaaaatatgatcaatggctcaTTCAAGAGAGAACAACATCCCGGGTTTTGACATTGGCCAGTATTGAAATTTGACATGTGTGATATACATTTTCGCGATCTAAAACGAATCGAACTTGTTAAAGAATGACATGCCAAAGCCATTCAAAGGGTTGGTTAACTCTTCAGATTCCTCGGGTCTCCACGGAATTAGGTTCATCTGCTTTTAGTTTTCACGCTCCAAACGTTTGGAATCAGTTACAAAAAGAATCCAATTTGGATTCCCTGGTTCCACTAAGGCAGTTTATAACCTTGACGATAAATGAGTTCAACGAGGTGTGCAATTGTTTTGATTGATTTGAATAACTTGTTTATGATGGCTGATGTTCTAATGTACTTTTTTTATTGTGTCTTGTTATATATGTTTTTTGCATTTGACTTTATGGTCTGAGGACACCATTGAAAATGAGGTCCTGGACTCAATTGGTCTTCCCTGATTTAAATAAAAGTtaataaaaaaacacaacaaatgcTACGCCATACCGGCTATATTTCTGCCTGCGTGAACGGCAAgagctcagatacacatgaaaacgGAATGACCCCCAGAATCGATAGAACATGCCCAAAAACTATATAACGTTCAAAATGGGTGTATCTTTCCTTTATTTCCCCCTGACGGCTTGTCTACAGCTGTTAGCATCTTGGTTATTTGTTAGACCATTTCAATCACTTATACGTATATTAAAATGCCACATCAACCATCTCTCAGTCAAAGTAATTGCTTATTATTCTCAATGATGGCTGAATGAAACTGGCAGGCTCTGTCAAATATAGAGAATTGCTTATTGTTTCTGTAGGACTGAAAAggattacagggaagacattttATGTTGGTGCCGCCACTCTCTTTTTAGTATGggcatcctccctccctcttctccctctctgtggttGTGAAGCTGTGTCCTGTTAGCTTGTTTTTATCTAGTAAACCCAACACATTTGGTCTAAATCAGACAGCCTTGCTCTCAGCATGTAGGTTATGATGACTCAAAGTCCAACACTATATACAGCTCACGTCAGACCTACCTGGGCTTTCCTTTCCACAGAGTGGGAACATATACCATGGATGGAGACCATGTGGTTATTCGTTACAGCTGGCTTTATTAGAGGAGGGAGTGACTGATGGTTGACCAGAGGGGACATTGTTGACCTAGAAATCTACCATTCCCAGGCCTCCTAACCTCTCATCCACACACTGCTCTTCCTGGGGTGACTACCTACCGCCCTCTCTCACTGCAGACCCGTAACAACTGTATTGTTGTTACCACCATGCTTAGTGCTACCATTCTCTCTACcacgctctcgctctcccttcaGACTCGTGGACGGAGAAGCCAGCGTTTGGGACGGGGCTGGAGGAGCATCTGAAGAGGAGTAGCAGAGAGATCGCTCTGCCCTTAGAGGCCTGCGTCATGATGCTGCTGGAGACTGGCATgaaggaggaggtagggagatggagggaagcattggctggagggggggggagaaatgAGGGGAAAGTTGAGGGGAAAGTTGAGGACTGAAATGTAATTATGGATGGGTGGAATAATAGGATGGAGGAAATGGATTGAACATTTTTGTCTCAAGTGGACCCAAATACGAAACACAAAATGCACTTAAACTGGTCCTAAACATAATTGAACCCATCaatttgaaatgtttacaaaaatgAACATGAGGAGAGACGGGACAAAAACATTGAAATCTGTTGCAATGTTCGAAGTTCTTTTCACTTATTAGAAATGTCAGCAATTATTCTGTAATTGCGATTTATTAGGATGCTATGTTTGTGTTTGCACGGTTTTAGAATACAACAAAGTATCTTGTTGGTCATAATAAATCAGCTGTGTGTTTACTCCTCCCAGTCTTTAGTTCTCAACACATTGTTTGTCTTCCAGTTCATTCTATGGGTAAACACAACACAGTCAGTGTGGTGAGAAGAGAGGGACTGTttgtttgggagagagagagtggaggtgtGTGTGAATGAATGAATACAGGGTTGGGTGTCTGTGTAGTGATTTTAAAGGAGAATTTAGCTCTTTTACAACCAAATCTCTATTTTGGAGTTAATGTTATGTTTTTGCGATTTcactcatttttattttatttacccaACCAGCGatttcacttcctcatcctctttGTCAGTATGGGGGCTCGGGAAAAATACATGAACAATAGggtatagtgtttagttgtacaCGTGAAACTGTGTAATTCTGAAATGTATCCCCAACGTTATATTACATTATGTTTTGGCGACTTGAACCATACCTCTCtgtccattctagcagcaggctacacaATGGAACAGCTGTATAGGGTAAACTGCCCGAGTCGTACAAAATGGAATGTAGCGTTGCGGATAAAGTtcgaaatgacacaatttcacgtgtacaacatctaaagacctgcatcactgtACTGAAAGTGTTTCTGTTTCTAAAAGGacgtatttgggtgtttttgCTAATGTTCTTTCAGAGCCCCCGTACTGCACAACGAGGATGATTGTTtgatttatttacttattttaaTCAAGTGAAATTACCCAAAAAGTGTCTGGACCCTTCTATGACAAAAGGAAATGTCTAATTTAAGCATTGTTTGaggattgtgtgtctgtgtcgcaTCAATCgtgtctgtgttgttgtatcaggGCCTGTTTAGGATCGCAGCAGGGGCCTCTAAACTAAAGAAGCTCAAAGCTGCTCTGGACTGTTCCACCTCACAGCTGGAGGAGTTCTACTCAGACCCCCACGCTGTCGCTGGTACGGTGCTAAGCCCTACTCACGTTTTATACATGTTTCGGCAAGAGTTTTCAAGTAATATAACTGAAATGACTGTCAGACCATCCCTCACATCACTGTCATTTCATTCCAGGAGCCCTGAAGTCTTACCTGAGAGAACTGCCGGAACCTCTGATGAGCTTCCAGCTTTACGACGAGTGGATTCAGGCGTCTAAGTAAGCCACCACACACCGTCTTGTGTAGCTGTTAAAGGAAGTGTAACCAAGTAGAGCAGTAATAAAAGTATGGTAAATAAAATGGAAAAAGGAGTGAAATTATAGCAACCATAAAACGGGTCCGTGattgtccctctgtctctctgcccagcGTTTCAGAGCCAGACAAGCGTCTGCAGGCCCTATGGGTTGTGTGTGATCAACTACCGAAGAACAACAAAGCCAACCTAAGGTGGGTAACAGATGGACTGGTTCACAACAAAGATGTGTTTATTATGAAGATATATTACCCTGTTTCTTAACATCTAATGATTTGCCTTACCTGTGCCCGTCTCTGTGTCGTAGGTATCTGGTGAAGTTCCTGTCCAAGCTGGCTCAGGACAGTGAGGTCAACAAGATGACCCCTAGCAACATCGCCATTGTACTGGGACCAAACATGCTGTGGGCCAAAACAGAGGGGTGAGAAAGGGGGGAGTTACTTACTTTTCAAACTAAAAAACGAATGTTTGTTAGTGTTtgtttataacatgtctgtgttcctctgtatGCCTGCAGGACTCTAGCTGAGATGGCTGCTGCTACCTCTGTTCACGTGGTGACCATCATAGAACCTATCATACAGCACGCTGACTGGTTCTTCCCTGAGGGTATGTATATGTGACCTTTGACCGGGTCCTCAGGAGGGAGGTACTTAGTCTCCTGTGTACAGGATCATGAACAATGGAAACGGGAATGTCATCAGATTACTCTTTCAGTGGTATAAATCTGATTCCCAGGCTACTCAAAAAGATAGATCTGTTTGTTTTTAAATGGCGCCTAAAGGAATTCTACTTGCCTGTTCTCCGCCTTTGCATAGATGTGGAGTTTAATGTATCGGGGATGTTCGCCATGCCCACCCCTCCTTCCAACCACTCGATGGAGTACGACTGTTCCACCATCGAGAGGAAGAGGCCTGGTAGCATGGTGGGGCCAGAGAACGATAACCCTCGCAAGGACAGGTAACCACCAACAGTagctagggctgttacggtgactgtattaccgccacaccggcggtcacgagtcatgaaggcagtcaagtTTAACGTGACCGTTTAGTTACGGTAGTTAGGCTTCTCCGAGCTCTGATGATGctgatggggcggcaggtagtctagtggttagagcgttggactagtaaccggaaggttgcaagttcaaatccccgagctgaccagGTACAAAAAAaaagttcctaggccgtcattgaaaataagaatttgttcttaactgacttgcctagttaaataaaggtaaaaataaaaaatggtcattagtagtctaccaaactggctaactgcctggtactcagcactctcttgtctctctaatcactctgacatcaatacaaatgtctttgaaaatctaatcaaacacttcatgagagctcatgttgcgcaacatttcaatAGGCCATACAATTGcttgagaaaacagagtgatggcctcttaaAAGAGGAGGaacccatcagctttctataggctactatatttatttctcaactttcctaatgtTAAACACATTGTTTCTCTTTACAACATGGCTGGCACAAAAATTTACCAcaggaaaagcatcctccatttgcTTTTTAAGTGCATAGCTGACATGTATTTTCCCCCGCTGCCCGTTtcaagacaggtgcatgataatggtccattgtaaatcaaaacaaatttcacacactTATTATTTACTCTTTGTAAAGACGAGATGAAATCAacaataggctaatattgtcacccatcaaactatcacttgtgaatgatgcccagcgcAGGCAAGAAACGATGTATACCTTCATATCATAGtcgcccataggcctatatgttttgataaggtttgtatcacaactaaagtggccaaataacttctttaAATTTAAGCACATTATCCGCTTTATAAGGattgtagagcctaac carries:
- the LOC139376724 gene encoding rho GTPase-activating protein 17a isoform X5, whose protein sequence is MKKQFNRMKQLANQTVGRAEKTEVLSDDLLQIERRMEMVRVVSHNTHKRMVTCLQGHIGTDAEKRHSVPRLYTGNGQKKLPLTALSQAMVDGGSQLGEESLIGKMMEVCGEAENRLASELLQHEVQIEKDVLDPLNQLAEVDIPNILKQRKQLARLVLDYDSARARWLQATKSIISGTNTQALTAKADLLKEEVDEAMNKMELCKDQLAADMYSFFSKEGDYARYYVMLLEAQADYHRKSLTVLESVLPTIQAQQDSWTEKPAFGTGLEEHLKRSSREIALPLEACVMMLLETGMKEEGLFRIAAGASKLKKLKAALDCSTSQLEEFYSDPHAVAGALKSYLRELPEPLMSFQLYDEWIQASNVSEPDKRLQALWVVCDQLPKNNKANLRYLVKFLSKLAQDSEVNKMTPSNIAIVLGPNMLWAKTEGTLAEMAAATSVHVVTIIEPIIQHADWFFPEDVEFNVSGMFAMPTPPSNHSMEYDCSTIERKRPGSMVGPENDNPRKDSFANKLSDHNTVPRRGSHTLGRKQHASPAFQPPLPPVEAPGPGQFTGCVAELQAPPGGMALEGCQPSLALSMAALVAAQQLLATTAEELSNPKREPSSTPTLHQRNGSGGGHPGTASSAGGGGAGGQLGVGGPGAGSMGPSPHMMRRGTKKPAPAPPKPLNPPSGQSSNPTNHHPFSGQGQSLSPSPRPLSSSSHSPTSPISQPSTTPRRQSSNQPPIQAPNHPPPQPPTPSQVSPPPHPRALSQPAGDYPGADQSPPDTPTPPDTPPPSTTLLDIPGAHPGSPSPFQSGSLPRPRPVPKPRNRPNIPPPPQPPTQGNDTNGICSTAYKIMVLCPQVQEHL
- the LOC139376724 gene encoding rho GTPase-activating protein 17a isoform X10, encoding MKKQFNRMKQLANQTVGRAEKTEVLSDDLLQIERRMEMVRVVSHNTHKRMVTCLQGHIGTDAEKRHSVPRLYTGNGQKKLPLTALSQAMVDGGSQLGEESLIGKMMEVCGEAENRLASELLQHEVQIEKDVLDPLNQLAEVDIPNILKQRKQLARLVLDYDSARARWLQATKSIISGTNTQALTAKADLLKEEVDEAMNKMELCKDQLAADMYSFFSKEGDYARYYVMLLEAQADYHRKSLTVLESVLPTIQAQQDSWTEKPAFGTGLEEHLKRSSREIALPLEACVMMLLETGMKEEGLFRIAAGASKLKKLKAALDCSTSQLEEFYSDPHAVAGALKSYLRELPEPLMSFQLYDEWIQASNVSEPDKRLQALWVVCDQLPKNNKANLRYLVKFLSKLAQDSEVNKMTPSNIAIVLGPNMLWAKTEGTLAEMAAATSVHVVTIIEPIIQHADWFFPEDVEFNVSGMFAMPTPPSNHSMEYDCSTIERKRPGSMVGPENDNPRKDSNPKREPSSTPTLHQRNGSGGGHPGTASSAGGGGAGGQLGVGGPGAGSMGPSPHMMRRGTKKPAPAPPKPLNPPSGQSSNPTNHHPFSGQGQSLSPSPRPLSSSSHSPTSPISQPSTTPRRQSSNQPPIQAPNHPPPQPPTPSQVSPPPHPRALSQPAGDYPGADQSPPDTPTPPDTPPPSTTLLDIPGAHPGSPSPFQSGSLPRPRPVPKPRNRPNIPPPPQPPTQGNDTNGICSTAYKIMVLCPQVQEHL
- the LOC139376724 gene encoding rho GTPase-activating protein 17a isoform X6; the encoded protein is MKKQFNRMKQLANQTVGRAEKTEVLSDDLLQIERRMEMVRVVSHNTHKRMVTCLQGHIGTDAEKRHSVPRLYTGNGQKKLPLTALSQAMVDGGSQLGEESLIGKMMEVCGEAENRLASELLQHEVQIEKDVLDPLNQLAEVDIPNILKQRKQLARLVLDYDSARARWLQATKSIISGTNTQALTAKADLLKEEVDEAMNKMELCKDQLAADMYSFFSKEGDYARYYVMLLEAQADYHRKSLTVLESVLPTIQAQQDSWTEKPAFGTGLEEHLKRSSREIALPLEACVMMLLETGMKEEGLFRIAAGASKLKKLKAALDCSTSQLEEFYSDPHAVAGALKSYLRELPEPLMSFQLYDEWIQASNVSEPDKRLQALWVVCDQLPKNNKANLRYLVKFLSKLAQDSEVNKMTPSNIAIVLGPNMLWAKTEGTLAEMAAATSVHVVTIIEPIIQHADWFFPEDVEFNVSGMFAMPTPPSNHSMEYDCSTIERKRPGSMVGPENDNPRKDSNPKREPSSTPTLHQRNGSGGGHPGTASSAGGGGAGGQLGVGGPGAGSMGPSPHMMRRGTKKPAPAPPKPLNPPSGQSSNPTNHHPFSGQGQSLSPSPRPLSSSSHSPTSPISQPSTTPRRQSSNQPPIQAPNHPPPQPPTPSQVSPPPHPRALSQPAGDYPGADQSPPDTPTPPDTPPPSTTLLDIPGAHPGSPSPFQSGSLPRPRPVPKPRNRPNIPPPPQPPTQGNDTNGICSTAYKIMGSGAFMKGLSDPALSLKGLTRAFIPEFAVDQQPVTAPSMTSVPQPKDSDLDTESTVL